A window of the Polaribacter sp. HaHaR_3_91 genome harbors these coding sequences:
- a CDS encoding DUF4292 domain-containing protein — MRFLKYFIVFTIVFTSCKAKKSMIDANVIAEEMSAKKVARKHVAANFDKKTVDAKLKANFNNGKINQSISVNLKMEKDKVIWLKGTKFITLFKAKITPTSVSYYSSLEREYFEGDFTMLKKLLGTDINFNQLQNLFLGQSLTNVKDQKQNVSIVDNSYVLSPEIKASLFDIFFSVNPSHFKLDKQSIVNSVKNQRLDVFYPSYNVVDDAIFPSEINIKAKQPGKFTDIDFTVRSVEFNTDIDTSFSIPRSYKQIKL; from the coding sequence ATGAGATTTTTAAAATATTTTATAGTATTTACAATTGTATTTACTTCCTGTAAAGCAAAAAAAAGTATGATTGATGCAAATGTTATTGCTGAAGAGATGTCTGCTAAAAAAGTTGCTAGAAAACATGTTGCTGCTAATTTTGATAAAAAAACAGTAGATGCAAAACTGAAGGCAAATTTTAATAACGGTAAGATTAATCAAAGTATTTCCGTTAATTTAAAAATGGAAAAAGATAAGGTGATTTGGCTGAAAGGAACTAAGTTTATTACCCTTTTTAAAGCAAAGATTACACCAACTTCTGTAAGTTACTATTCGTCTTTAGAAAGAGAATATTTTGAAGGAGATTTTACAATGCTAAAAAAGTTGTTAGGTACAGATATTAATTTTAATCAACTTCAGAATTTGTTTTTAGGGCAGTCTTTAACCAATGTTAAAGATCAAAAGCAAAATGTAAGTATAGTAGATAACTCGTATGTTTTATCACCAGAAATTAAGGCAAGCTTATTCGATATCTTCTTTTCAGTAAATCCTTCGCATTTTAAATTAGACAAACAATCTATTGTTAATTCAGTAAAAAATCAACGTTTAGATGTCTTTTACCCATCTTATAACGTGGTTGATGATGCAATTTTTCCATCAGAAATTAATATTAAAGCCAAGCAACCTGGTAAATTTACAGATATAGATTTTACAGTAAGATCTGTAGAATTTAATACAGATATAGATACTTCTTTTTCAATCCCTAGAAGTTATAAGCAAATAAAATTATAG
- a CDS encoding lipopolysaccharide assembly protein LapB yields MIFIGKNKEFREKNIVGFYTYALFSFFFVLFSFNSFSQDSIPIAKDLTEEKELDFQQFFFKALSEKSIGNYQKAIENLENSNQILTGNMAVYFEFSKNYLLLNKTLLAKEYIKRALNNEPNNIWMLQHLVKIHIKDKNFSDAIEVQEKLVTLNLSEQELLVKLYLNNKEEDKAISLMNTMEQNNGLSTSFKRLKEGLAKRRNNSVVEKKITDGGSLEEQFKANKSYAVLQQILVAAKENPEVLLKYSDEGILLFPAQPFVYLMKGKALNYQKKFKNALISLQNGIDFVIEDTMEADFYKEMAVSYNGLGNFKEEKNFIEKSKKIKN; encoded by the coding sequence ATGATATTTATAGGAAAGAACAAAGAGTTTAGAGAAAAGAATATTGTAGGTTTTTATACCTATGCTCTTTTTTCTTTCTTCTTTGTTCTCTTTTCCTTCAACTCTTTCTCACAAGACAGTATACCAATTGCTAAGGATTTAACAGAAGAAAAAGAGTTAGACTTTCAGCAATTTTTTTTTAAGGCTTTGTCCGAAAAATCAATTGGTAATTATCAAAAAGCGATTGAAAATTTAGAAAATAGTAACCAGATTTTAACAGGTAATATGGCTGTTTATTTTGAGTTTTCTAAAAATTATTTACTGCTTAATAAAACATTATTAGCAAAAGAGTACATAAAAAGAGCGCTTAATAATGAGCCCAATAATATTTGGATGTTACAGCATCTTGTTAAAATCCATATAAAAGATAAAAATTTTTCTGATGCAATTGAAGTTCAGGAAAAATTGGTAACTCTTAATTTAAGCGAGCAAGAGTTATTGGTAAAGTTGTATTTAAATAATAAAGAAGAAGACAAAGCGATTTCTTTAATGAATACAATGGAGCAGAATAACGGACTTTCTACCTCTTTTAAAAGGTTGAAAGAAGGCTTAGCTAAAAGGAGAAATAATTCGGTGGTTGAAAAAAAAATAACTGATGGAGGCTCTCTTGAAGAGCAATTTAAAGCGAATAAATCATATGCTGTTTTACAGCAAATTTTAGTAGCGGCTAAAGAGAATCCTGAAGTGCTTTTAAAATATTCTGATGAAGGCATTTTGCTGTTTCCTGCGCAGCCTTTTGTATATTTAATGAAAGGAAAGGCTTTAAATTATCAGAAAAAGTTTAAAAATGCGTTAATAAGTTTACAGAATGGTATCGATTTTGTAATTGAGGATACTATGGAAGCAGATTTTTATAAAGAAATGGCAGTTTCTTATAATGGTTTAGGTAATTTTAAAGAGGAAAAAAACTTTATAGAGAAATCAAAAAAAATAAAAAATTAA
- a CDS encoding sugar phosphate nucleotidyltransferase codes for MKIIVPMAGIGSRLRPHTLTVPKPLTVIAGKPIVQRLVEDIASVIDEKIDEIAFVIGTTAKGFPTDTEAQLLKIAAELGAKGSVYVQEEALGTAHAIYMAKESLTGPCVVAYADTLFKADFTLDVNADGAIWVSKVANPSAFGVVKLQDGIITDFIEKPKDFVSDLAIIGIYYFKSGDKLLEEIQYLIDNDLKENGEYQLTNVLESLKQQGAKFIPGTVDAWMDCGKKDPTVDTNKQVLGFEHEAGNNLVAKDVVLENSEIIQPCFIGENVVLKNAKIGPYVSIGANSIVENSTIVNSLIQSNVAISNADLDNAMIGNHAKYNGKYTSVSIGDYTELT; via the coding sequence ATGAAAATAATAGTGCCAATGGCCGGAATTGGGTCTCGTTTAAGACCTCATACATTAACAGTTCCTAAGCCTTTAACCGTAATTGCAGGAAAACCAATTGTACAACGTTTAGTAGAAGATATTGCTTCTGTTATTGATGAAAAAATTGATGAAATTGCCTTTGTTATCGGTACAACTGCAAAAGGATTTCCTACAGACACAGAAGCTCAATTATTAAAAATTGCTGCAGAATTAGGTGCAAAAGGATCTGTGTATGTGCAAGAAGAAGCTTTAGGAACTGCACATGCAATTTATATGGCAAAAGAATCTTTAACTGGACCTTGTGTTGTTGCCTATGCAGATACTTTATTTAAAGCAGATTTTACTTTAGATGTAAATGCTGATGGTGCAATTTGGGTAAGTAAAGTAGCAAACCCAAGTGCTTTTGGTGTTGTAAAATTACAAGATGGTATTATTACAGATTTTATAGAAAAGCCAAAAGATTTTGTTTCAGATTTAGCAATTATTGGAATTTATTATTTTAAAAGTGGTGATAAATTATTAGAAGAAATTCAATATTTAATCGACAACGATTTAAAAGAAAATGGAGAGTATCAACTTACAAATGTTTTAGAATCTTTAAAGCAACAAGGGGCAAAATTTATTCCTGGAACGGTAGATGCTTGGATGGATTGTGGTAAAAAAGATCCAACAGTAGATACCAATAAACAAGTTTTAGGTTTTGAACATGAAGCTGGTAATAATTTAGTTGCTAAAGATGTCGTTTTAGAAAACTCAGAAATTATTCAACCATGTTTTATTGGTGAGAATGTGGTGCTTAAAAATGCAAAAATAGGACCTTATGTTTCTATTGGAGCAAATAGTATAGTGGAGAATTCTACGATTGTAAACTCGCTAATTCAATCTAATGTAGCGATTTCTAATGCCGATTTAGACAACGCAATGATTGGTAACCATGCAAAATACAATGGTAAATATACTTCTGTAAGTATTGGTGATTATACAGAATTGACATAA
- a CDS encoding ABC-F family ATP-binding cassette domain-containing protein — translation MNYLSVENISKSYGERVLFEDISFGISKDQKVAFVAKNGSGKTSILNIIAGLDVPDSGQVVSRKGITIAYLAQKDDIDPKLTIEETIFATDNKILSIVNQYEKALLNLDDTDAYQAAFEQMEHYNAWDFETQYRQILSKLKLDDLTLKVGALSGGQRKRLSLAIVLINKPDLLILDEPTNHLDLEMIEWLEAFFAKEKITLFMVTHDRYFLERVCNEILELDEGKIYKYKGNYSYYLQNKEERLALEATNLGKAKSLFKKELEWMRKQPKARTTKSKSRTDDFYQIKEKAHQRRKDHQVQLEINMERLGSKILELHKVSKSFGEKKILDNFEYIFKRGERVGIIGKNGTGKSSFLNIITETAPVDSGKVILGETVKYGYYTQAGIEIKEGQKVIEVVKEFGEFIPLSKGRKISASQLLERFLFDKKKQYDFVEKLSGGEQKRLYLCAVLIQNPNFLILDEPTNDLDVVTLNVLESFLLDFPGNLLVVSHDRYFMDKIVDALFVFRGEGVVENFPGNYSDFRAYDDGSALTEATAKPIEAKEEKKTEKKSNKNTLTFDEKREFGALEGDIERLQRRKATIEKEFLNVEIAADDIAKKSEELQETITNLEQKEERWLELSMKLED, via the coding sequence GTGAATTATTTATCTGTTGAAAATATCTCTAAGTCTTACGGAGAACGCGTTTTATTTGAAGACATCTCTTTTGGAATTAGTAAAGACCAAAAAGTGGCTTTTGTTGCTAAAAATGGAAGTGGTAAAACATCCATCCTAAATATTATTGCTGGTTTAGATGTTCCAGATTCTGGACAAGTAGTTAGCAGAAAAGGAATTACCATTGCTTATTTAGCTCAAAAAGACGATATCGATCCAAAGCTAACCATTGAAGAAACTATTTTTGCAACGGATAATAAAATTCTTTCTATTGTTAATCAATATGAAAAAGCGTTATTAAACTTAGATGATACCGATGCGTATCAAGCTGCTTTTGAGCAAATGGAACATTACAATGCTTGGGATTTTGAAACGCAATACAGACAAATTTTATCGAAATTAAAATTAGACGATTTAACTTTAAAAGTAGGTGCACTTTCTGGAGGACAAAGAAAACGACTATCTTTAGCTATTGTTTTAATTAATAAACCCGATTTATTAATTCTAGATGAGCCTACAAATCATTTAGATTTAGAAATGATTGAATGGCTAGAAGCTTTCTTTGCCAAAGAAAAAATTACCTTATTTATGGTTACGCACGACCGTTATTTCTTAGAGCGTGTTTGTAACGAAATCTTAGAGTTAGATGAAGGTAAAATATATAAATACAAAGGGAATTACTCTTACTATTTACAAAATAAAGAAGAACGTTTAGCTCTAGAAGCTACCAATTTAGGAAAAGCTAAAAGTTTATTTAAAAAAGAATTAGAATGGATGCGAAAGCAACCAAAAGCAAGAACTACAAAATCTAAATCTAGAACGGATGACTTTTATCAAATTAAAGAAAAAGCACATCAGCGTAGAAAAGATCATCAAGTTCAATTAGAAATTAACATGGAACGTTTAGGAAGTAAAATTCTTGAACTTCATAAAGTTTCTAAGTCTTTTGGAGAAAAAAAGATTCTAGACAATTTCGAATATATTTTTAAACGTGGAGAACGTGTAGGAATTATTGGTAAAAACGGAACAGGAAAATCTTCTTTTTTAAATATTATTACAGAAACTGCTCCCGTGGATTCAGGTAAAGTTATTTTGGGTGAAACTGTAAAATATGGTTATTATACGCAAGCAGGAATTGAAATAAAAGAAGGACAAAAAGTAATTGAGGTTGTTAAAGAATTCGGTGAATTTATCCCTTTATCTAAAGGAAGAAAAATTTCTGCATCACAATTATTAGAACGTTTTTTGTTTGATAAAAAGAAACAATATGATTTTGTTGAAAAACTATCTGGAGGAGAGCAAAAACGTTTGTACTTATGTGCTGTTTTAATTCAGAATCCGAATTTCTTAATTTTAGATGAGCCTACAAACGATTTAGATGTTGTAACATTAAATGTATTAGAAAGTTTCTTATTAGACTTTCCTGGAAACCTCTTAGTGGTTTCTCACGACCGTTATTTTATGGATAAAATTGTAGATGCATTATTTGTTTTTAGAGGCGAAGGTGTTGTTGAAAATTTCCCAGGAAATTACTCAGATTTTAGAGCATATGATGATGGTTCTGCATTAACAGAAGCTACTGCAAAACCTATAGAAGCAAAAGAAGAGAAAAAGACTGAAAAAAAATCAAATAAAAACACCTTAACTTTTGATGAAAAGAGAGAGTTTGGTGCTTTGGAAGGAGATATTGAAAGACTTCAAAGAAGAAAAGCAACTATAGAAAAAGAGTTCTTAAATGTTGAAATTGCTGCTGACGATATTGCTAAAAAATCTGAAGAACTACAAGAAACAATCACAAATTTAGAACAAAAAGAAGAGCGCTGGTTAGAGCTTTCTATGAAATTAGAAGACTAA
- a CDS encoding 3'-5' exonuclease, with amino-acid sequence MNLPINLNDVLFLDIETVPEYENWGQLAEETQELYNKKTQYQRKEEVSAEIFYERAGIWAEFGKIVCISVGYFVDVEKKKQLRLTSFYGDDEHQLLTEFKALLNLHFNKKNNVLCAHNGKEFDFPFIARRMIVHQIELPSKLNLFGKKPWEVPHLDTLELWKFGDYKHYTSLKLLTSILGIPSPKDDIDGSEVAKVYYQEKDIQRIVKYCEKDTVAVAQILLRFNNQELLRAEDIVSV; translated from the coding sequence ATGAATTTACCTATCAACTTAAATGATGTCCTTTTTTTGGATATTGAAACGGTTCCTGAATATGAAAATTGGGGACAACTAGCTGAAGAAACACAAGAACTTTACAATAAGAAAACCCAATATCAACGTAAGGAAGAAGTTTCTGCAGAAATATTTTACGAAAGAGCTGGTATTTGGGCAGAATTTGGTAAAATTGTTTGTATTTCTGTTGGTTACTTTGTAGATGTTGAAAAGAAAAAACAATTGCGCTTAACGTCTTTTTATGGTGATGATGAACATCAACTTTTAACGGAGTTTAAAGCATTGTTAAATCTACATTTTAATAAGAAAAACAATGTTTTATGTGCGCATAATGGTAAGGAATTTGATTTCCCTTTTATCGCTAGAAGAATGATAGTACATCAAATTGAATTGCCAAGTAAATTAAACTTGTTCGGGAAAAAACCGTGGGAAGTTCCGCATTTAGATACTTTAGAATTATGGAAGTTTGGAGACTATAAACATTATACATCACTAAAACTATTAACGTCTATTTTAGGAATCCCATCGCCAAAAGATGATATTGATGGGAGTGAAGTGGCAAAAGTGTATTACCAAGAAAAAGATATACAAAGAATTGTAAAGTATTGTGAAAAAGACACCGTTGCAGTTGCCCAAATTTTATTGCGCTTTAATAACCAAGAATTATTAAGGGCAGAAGATATTGTAAGTGTTTAG
- a CDS encoding T9SS type A sorting domain-containing protein codes for MKKNYIFTLLLTLCLTGVSFGQEMLLNGGFENWDDDTSPTSWTKAESITKEATEIHGGSFSAKHVGGTKDLGQTITGITAGAVYTITLWYKVSVETDGTDIRIWSYWKDAENESVLDDLTNDIIRGGDASNGYLTNNVGTWTKYEATVTAPVGAVDFYFELRTYKGATVYWDDLSFVKNATASLSKNSIEGFATYPNPITNKNFTISSNSSDTKEVSLFSVIGKRVFSTSFSGLKKNLDVSAINSGVYILKVTEAGKTATKKLVIR; via the coding sequence AAATGTTATTAAACGGAGGTTTTGAAAATTGGGATGATGATACTTCGCCAACAAGTTGGACAAAAGCAGAAAGTATAACCAAAGAAGCTACAGAAATACATGGAGGTTCTTTTTCTGCCAAACATGTTGGTGGAACTAAAGATTTAGGACAAACAATTACAGGGATTACAGCAGGAGCTGTTTATACAATTACACTTTGGTATAAAGTATCTGTTGAAACAGATGGAACGGATATTCGTATTTGGTCTTATTGGAAAGATGCTGAGAACGAAAGTGTTTTAGATGACTTAACAAATGATATTATAAGAGGAGGAGATGCTTCGAATGGTTACTTAACTAATAACGTTGGTACTTGGACTAAATATGAAGCTACTGTAACTGCTCCAGTAGGTGCTGTGGATTTTTATTTTGAACTAAGAACATATAAAGGTGCTACGGTTTATTGGGATGACTTATCATTTGTAAAAAACGCTACTGCTTCTTTATCTAAAAATTCAATAGAAGGTTTTGCAACGTATCCAAACCCTATTACAAATAAAAATTTCACAATTTCTAGTAATAGCTCAGATACTAAAGAGGTATCTCTTTTTAGCGTAATTGGTAAAAGAGTATTTTCAACTTCTTTTTCTGGTTTAAAGAAAAATTTAGATGTTTCTGCAATTAATTCTGGAGTCTACATTTTAAAAGTTACAGAAGCTGGTAAAACTGCCACAAAAAAATTAGTGATTAGATAA